TGTGATCCCTACGACCCGTCCGATATTGCGGAATGCATCCGCCTCATGGTGAGTGATCGCGGGGTGCGACAACAGTACCTCACTGCCGGGCAGGCCGTGGCCACACAGTACGATTGGGACACCACAGCAGAAAAGCTCGCTGCCGTCGTGTGCGCTGCCCGCCTGTGAGGCGCCGATGGTGAGGCATGCCGGTCAGCCTGAACTGAACCCCATCGACCCGATATCCCTGAGGTTTCCAATGCCGGCGGGAGGACGTTCGTTCAGGGCGCACATCGACGATCTGTGGCCTGCTCGCTCGCGTGTGTGGACATGAAAAAACTTCACCTCGTGGTTCTCAGCGATTTTGGATACGTGAACGGCGGGAACGCTGCCGTGGCGTTGGCGAGTGCCAGGGGGCTCGCTCGTCGCGGTCATGCCGTGACCCTGTTGTCCGCGGTCGGGGCGACGACGCACGCCGACGATCCCGACGGGGTTCGATTGGTTTCAACCGATCAACAGGAGATTCTGACGGATTCGAACCGAATGCGAGCCATTCTTCAAGGGACGTGGAACGTCACGGCGGCCCGGATGCTTCGCGCGCTGCTTCGAGATCTCGATCCCGCCTGTACCGTGGTGCATCTCCATAGCTGGACCCAGGCCCTGTCCTCCAGTGTGGTGCGCGCCGCGTTGGCGGTAGGGGTTCGGGTTGTGTACACTATGCACGATTACTTTTCTCTGTGCCCCAACGGGACCTTCTTCAATCATCAACAGAACGAGATCTGCCGGCTCCGGCCGATGTCGCTCTCCTGTATCGCCAGCCACTGCGACAAACGCAGCTATTCGCATAAGCTCTGGCGAATCCTGCGACAGGCGGTGCAGGCCCACCGGGGAGGGATCCCCAATCGAATTCTTGATTTCATTGCCGTCTCGCCGTTCAGTCACGCGATCCTGGCGCCGGGTCTTCCCGCGGGGGCTCGCGTGTACCACGTCCCCAGTCCGATCGAGGTTTCACGGGACGTACCGGCCCGGGTGGCGGACAACAGGGCGTTCGTGATGGTCGGGAAGATCACACAGGGAAAGGGCGCCATTGTGTTCGCCAAGGCCGCCCGCGCGTTAGGATGTGAGGCCCTGTTCGTGGGCGACGGTCCCTGCGCTCAGGAAGTGGTGCAGGTGTATCCCCGTGCCCGTGTGACGGGATGGGTTTCCAGGGAAAAGGTGACGGAGTATCTGAAAACCGCCCGTGTGCTGGTGTTTCCCTCGTTATGGTACGAGACCGAGGGGTTGAGTGTGATTGAGGCCGCGGCGTTGGGAGTGCCGGCGATTGTGTCCGACACGTCGGCCGCGCGCATGTCTATTGCGGACGGGGTGACGGGGTTGTGTTTTGCAGGCGCCGACGAGGCGGACTTGATTCGAGCGATGCGGACGCTCTCCGCCGACGATGCGCTCGTCGGGGCCATGGGGCAAGCCGCCCATCAGCGGTATTGGGAGAATCCGCGAACCTTAGACAGGCACGTGTCCGAGCTCGAAGCGGTCTATGAGCAGGCCTTGAGGGGACGGATATGACGGTTGCGGGCGTCTCATCTCCCGCTCATGCGGGCTTAGTCAATCGCCTGGGCTTGTGGATTCTCGCGATACTCCTGCTGTCGCCGGCGGTGTTCAAAGTTCGTGTGATGGGTGGCCTCGTCGTCCATCCGTTCGTGCTGGTGCTGATCGTCGCATGGGGTTGGGTGTTCTATGCGAGTGCCGATACGTTTTCTCGACGGAAACGCGGGTGGTACTCTCCCGAGTGGCAGACGTGGAACACCCCGCTGATTCTGCTGGGGCTCTCGATCGCCGGATTGGCGCTGAGTCTCGGCATCAATTCCATTCGACTGGGATCGCTCCAATCGACCGGCTGGCTGCTCTTGCTGAAATGGGGGCTCTATCTGGCCCCGCTTCCGCTGACTGCGCTGCTGGCTCTTAGGACCGGCTTTCAGGTCGTCAGACTGGTCAGCTACCTGATTCCCGCGGTCGCCCTTCTCACGTTGCTCTATTCGTGCTTCCGAATGGGGCAGGCCCTCGATGGCCGTTATATCAATGCCTACGTCGATGCGTCCTCCACATTTTTTGCGATGGGCATGTTTGCGGAAGTTCTGTCGCCCGAGGGCCTGGTCGTACGCTCCGACACCGGTAGTCACGGAGCCTACGGCATGTACCTGGCTTTCGTATCGCTGTTCAGTCTTTGTGTGGCCTTGTTTCAAGGATGGCACGGCGTAGTGAATCGCGGGTACGCGGTCCTGCAAGGGCTGATCCTTGCTCCCTTGTGCTTCATGGGCATTCTCTGGACCGGGTCGCGATCCAGCCTTGTCTTACTGCTTGGGGCCATCCTGATGTTGGGCCTCCTGGCTATGGTCAATCCCGGAGGGCTGCTCGCGCGGTCCCGCCGCTTGGCGTTTGCCGGCCTGCTGTTCCTGATACCGCTTGGCCTGTTGGGACTGATTCACGTGCTTGAGGTGAAGGTCCCCACACTTGATCGGGTGCGGGACACACTGACCGCTTCCATGCAGTTCGAACAAACCGTACGCGGGGAACTCTCACCCGTGGACGAGCGGCACGCGTCGTCTCAGCGGGCGGTGCAGAACGTTCAGACGCGTGTTTGGCTCTGGGGCCAATCGTTCCGGTATCTTCTGCGGCATCCGTTCACCGTGGTGACCGGCATCGGGTATGACCGCCGCCGTTTTGTCGAAGAAGTGGTCGGGATCCCCTTCGAAGGTTTCAACTTCAACTACCAGACGGCGCATAACCTGTATCTCGATGTCCTGATCAAGGGCGGGATCGGACCGCTGCTGCCGCTCGTCGCCGCCTGTGTCTGGTTGCTGTGGGTGGGCATCAAGAGCGTCACGATTCCCGTGCGTGAGCCGAGTGCCGTCGTGCGTATCGGCGTCGGATGGATCGCCTTGGCCTGTTGGCCGCCGCTGTTATTGGTCAGCCTGACCTGTGAGGAGTTGTTGACGGACAACTTGATGCTCCATTGGACCGCCTTGTTCGGCCTCCTTCTGGGATTGTGCGGGACGGCGCTGGCGGAATGGTTGCCGAATCGTATCGTACACATGACGGCGACTGCCGGGGTGGGCGGCGGGCCGGCCTACCTGACGGCGCTGGCGGACCACCAACTTGGGTCCGGCATGCAGGTGCGCGTATTTTGTTCGGATGAGAAGCCCTATGTCGAGATCTGGCGCCGGATGCCGTTGGACCTGTCCGTGCTGCCGATGCGACGCCCCAATGCCCGCTCGGTCTGGCAGTTGCTGCAGGAGTTGTTGCGCGCCCCGGCGCCGATTCATGCGCATGGTCGCGGGGCCGCGTTTTTTGCCATCTGGGTCAAGATTCTTGTCCGTGTGCCGGTGATCTATACGCCGCACGGGCCCCACTATGCCGACAACCAGGGATGGCGCTACCTGTCTGGCTGGCTGTTCGAGTTGTGCTGCCGCCTCCTGCTGGATGCCATCGTGTATGTGTCTCCGGGGGAGCGGGAGACCGCTCGTCGGCATCGGCTGCCGACGTCGAACTCCCTTGTGGTGTTGTCGGGACTGGTTCAAGAGAACGCGCAGTCGATTCATTCCGGTGATACGGGGAAGAGCTTACGTGCAGAACTCACGATCCCGGACGGGAGATTCCTCATCGGATGGATCGGCCGGTTTCACCGCCAGAAGGGCCTGGATATTCTCCTTGAGTCCGTGCGGATCGTGTCGGCGCAAGTACCCGAGGCCACGTGGGTGGTGATCGGGGAGGGCAGTGAAGAGGACCGACGACGGTATCGATCGATCCTGGATACCCTTCCACAGCCTGATCGGGTGCTGTTCCTCGGCGGGCGGCCGGATGCGTTTGCCTTGATGAAAGACTTCAATCTCTTCGTCTCGACCTCTCGCTGGGAAGGGCTTCCGCTCGTCTTGCTGGAGGCGATGGAGCAGGGCATTCCTATCGTGGCCAGTGATGTGATCGGGAACCGTGATGTGCTGCAGGGGTGGGGCATGCTCTTCAATGCCAACGATCCCAAGGCGGCGGGCGAGGCGCAAATTCGTCTGGCGCTCGATGCGCCATTGCGTACGCGGCTGACGAAGCTGGGTCGGGAGGTCAGGCGGTCACGATTCGCGCTGAGTCGAATGTTGCGGGAAATGGATCAGGCGTATTATGAGATTCTGGGAGGCTCGATTTTTCCGAACGGTCGGTCAAGCGAATCCTCGGTGGCAACTTCCGCAGACGCGCCCACCCGGTGGTCCGCCGGGATGTCCTTTCCGCGGTGACCCGGGCACTGTGCCGCTTTCGGCGCAAGCTGTCGCTGTGTCAGCGGGTGTGGGAGGACCGGAGTATTGCGTAGGGAGTGTAGTTCGTGAGACGAACCGGGCAGGCAGACATTCACGAAACCACGACCACGGCAGAGGAAGGAGCAAAGGCCGCTGTCCCCGCCATGCCCGTCGGCCGTGCTGCGGGTCCCTTGATCCTATCGGACGCCCTGCTGCAGGGGATGCGCTATCTGCTGCTGCTCTATCTGGGGTCCCGTTCACTGACCTATGCGGGCGCGTTTTTGTTGGGGTCCGCCCTGGGTGCGGTGCTGGGGGGGATGGTCGATTTTGGAATCAACCAGTATTGGCTGAGACTGACCGGCCCGGACCTGCGCCTGAATCAGCGGACCTTCTCCCGTGTGTTGCGTGGCAAGGTGCTGGCCTGCCTGGGCGGACTTCTCTGTATCGGTGGAGGGATCGCGTTGGGTGCCTGGAGTCCCTCACTACCGATGGCGATGGTCGTCGGCATCGGGCTTGCGGCGACGCAGGTGCTGGCCGAAACCTGTGAGGCCGCAGGGTTGTCGCTGCACCGGTATCAGATGGTGGCGTGTTTCCGGGTGTTGATGAGTGTGGGGATGTATGGTGTGCCTCTTGTGTTGGCTTGGACCCTGCAGCAGGACGCGAATCATGCGGGTCTCGACCTGGCCCTCCTCGCAGGACTGATGATTGGAGTGCTTCTGTGCGGTCTGTATGCGTGGAAGATGATGGCGTTGCTTCCGGGAGGGACGTACGGGGACCGCGGGTATCGCCGTGCTTGGTGGGAGGCTCGCTGGCTCGGCTTGAACCAGATCGCCATCGTGCTGGATGTTCGGGCTCCGTTGCTCATTCTTGGTTTCATGCTGGGAGCGTCGGCGGTGGGGCTCTATGGTCTGGTACAACGGACGACCGCTGTGGTGGAATTGGCGTGGGCCTCACTCTCTCGACTGCTGTTGAGATCCTATGCCGAGATGGTCGGAGAGAAGGGGACGGATCAGATCAAGGCCCGTGTGCGCATGGCCGGGCTCGTCACGGTCGCCGTCATGGCCATCGCCTCAGCCGCCCTGTGGAGCGCCATCATTTTCTATGGGAGATTCGCGGAGGTCTCGACGGAGACCGTAGTGGCGCTCTCTCTCTTGCAGTGGGCGATCGTGGCCATCGGGTTCAGTTCCGTCAAGCGTCCGTTTGTGTCAGGGCTGATCGCGCTGTTCCAAGAGCGGCTCGTGTGTCGGGTCAATGTGACCGCCGCGCTGATCGGACTGCTGCTGGTTCCGCTGTGCATACGATATTGGGGTATCTGGGGGCCGGTCATGGCCTGGATTGTGTTGGAGGTCGCGGCCTGTCTGGTGCTGGTGCTGTTGTTTTTCTACGTATCCGGTCAAGCAAGACCCGCGCTGGTGACGAGGGCCTCCGGCGGAATGGGTGGCTATACGAAATGAAGTCGCGTCGCTGAATGAAGTCGTTACGAGTTGCGATTGTCCACGATTGGCTCACCGGGATGCGGGGCGGCGAGCGCTGCCTGGAGGCGTTCTGCGAGCTGTTCCCCGATGCCGATCTCTACACCCTGCTGCACATCAAGGGGACGGTGTCGCCCACGATCGAGCGTCACCGGATCACGGCCAGTTTCGTGCAATCCCTCCCGCTGGCCGCGCGGTACTATCGGTATTATTTGCCCGTATTTCCTGCTGCGATCGAGCATATTCGCCTCCCGTCCTACGATCTGGTTTTGAGTTCGAGCCATTGTGTGGCTAAGGGCATCCGCCCGCCGGCGGGAGCGAAACATCTCTGCTACATCCATGCGCCCATGCGGTATGTGTGGGATCAGTTCGACAACTATGCCCGCGGCGGGCGATCGGGAGTCGTGGCGAGATTGGGTATGGAACTGTTCAGGAAGCGTCTGCAGGCCTGGGATGTGGCCTCCGCCGCTCGGGTGGATCAATTCGTGGCCAATTCTCGGAACATCGCCGGGAAGGTGCAACGGTATTACAACCGGCCGGCGGCCGTGCTGCATCCACCGGTCGATTGGCAGACATTTCAAGCCGCGGAACAATCGGAGGACTTCTATTTCATAGTCACGGCCTTTGCGCCGTATAAACGGGTTGATCTGGCCATTCAGGCGTGTAATGTTATGAAGCGACGACTGAAGATCATCGGCAAGGGTCAAGATGAGGCGCGGTTGCGCAAGCTCGCCGGCCCGACGGTCGAATTTCTGGGCTGGCAGCCGGACGATGTGGTCAGGGATCACTATGCGCGCTGTCGGGCGTTGCTCTTTCCAGGCGAGGAAGATTTTGGTATCGTCCCATTGGAAGCGATGGCCTGCGGCAAGCCCGTGCTTGCTTTCGGGCGCGGAGGAGCGCTGGAGACCGTAGTGCCGTTGTCGGGTACCCCATCCGTGGAGGGCGTACCTGTGCGAGGGGGGACCGATTCTGTGACCGGTGCGGGGAACGTTGCCACGGGAGTGTTTTTCTTCACTCAGTCGGTCGAATCCGTTGTCGAGGCGATGGAGTCTTTCGAGCGTCGCCGAACGGAGTTTGATCCGCAGGCCATTCGTGACCACGTGGCCGCCTTCGACCGCCGGCTGTTCAAGGAGCGCATGAAAGCCTTCGCGATGGGGGCGCTGACCGGTACGGCTTCATAGAGGGAGCATGCTCAAACGCCACTCCCAATTTCTCAAGAGTCTGCTGTTTTGTATCGATCTCGGGCTGATCTGCGCCTGCTGGGTCGGCGCCTACTACCTTCGTTTTTCAGAGATCGTGGAACCGGCCACCAAGGGCATTCCTCCTCTCCGGATCTATCTGCTGTTGCTGGTGCCGATCATTGCAGTCTGGGGCATGTCGTTCCAGGCCTTCGACCTCTACCGCCCGCGACGGATGGGCACGCGGTTGTCGGAGTTTCTCGACGTGGCGAAAGCCAATACCCTCTCCGTGCTGATTCTGGTGGCATTGACCTTTTTCTTCCGGCAGTACGAATATTCCCGACTGGTGCTCCTCTATTTCTGGCTGTTGAACCTCATCACCCTGGGCTTTTCGCGGGTGTTGTTTCGGGAGGCGCTCCGATTCCTGCGTCGGCACGGGTACAATCAACGCCATGCGCTGGTCATCGGCACCAGCCGGCTGGGACGCCGGGTGGTGGACGCGCTCGCTCAGCATCCGGAGCTGGGGGTGAAAGTGCATGGGTTCTTGAGCGCCGATTCCCGGAAGGTGGGTGAGCGGATCAATGGGGTGCCGGTGATCGGGCGGTACGATGACCTGCAGGAACGTGTTCAGTCAGGTGTCGATATCGTCTTTGTCTGCCTGCCTCCGGAGGACGAGCAGTGGGCTGAAAAAATGTTTACCTGTTTGGCCACGACGATGGTCGAAGTGAAGGCCTTGCCCGCGATGTGCGAATTTGTGAGCCTGCGCGCGGAGGCCGAGATGTTCGAGGGCCTTCCGCTCATCACGTTGCAGGGATCGCCGTTGTACGGGTGGAATCTGGTCATCAAGCGGATGTTGGATGTGGTCGGCGCATCGGCTGCGTTGGTCGTATTCTCCCCGGTGTTATGCGCGATCGCGGCCTTGGTGAAACTGACTTCCCCCGGTCCGGTCTTTTTCCGTCAACTCCGTATGGGATTGGACGGGCAGGCTTTCGAAATGTTGAAGTTCCGTTCCATGAAGCTCGATGCAGAGTCGGAAACCGGCCCGGTCTGGACGCAACCCAACGACGATCGCCGGACGCCGATCGGCGCATTCTTGCGCCGAACCAGCCTGGATGAGTTGCCGCAATTCTGGAACGTGCTGCGCGGCGAGATGAGCATCGTCGGTCCCAGGCCGGAACGTCCCGAGTTCATCGCCCGGTTTCGGGAAACGCTTCCGCAGTACATGTTGCGGCACAAGATGAAAGCCGGGATCACCGGGTGGGCGCAGATCAACGGCTGGCGGGGCAACACGTCGCTGGAACGGCGGATCGAGCACGACCTGTATTACATCGAGCACTGGTCGATCTGGTTCGACTTCAAGATCATGCTCCTCACCGTCTGGCGAGGATTTATCCACCGGCATGCGTATTGATTTTTCTTCCGTTGTCCCCAACTGCCTATCGCTGCTTAGTCTTGCTACAAGTGTTCTACATCCCTTCAGATGGCCGAGTTTTCTTGAGTTTCACTCGATGGCTTGTTAACATCGGCCTCAATTGAAAGCCATCGCATGCCCAGTACAACACGCCGAACCAAAATTTCAGCCAAGCCTCGTTTCTCTTTGCAAGGAAT
This is a stretch of genomic DNA from Nitrospira sp.. It encodes these proteins:
- a CDS encoding glycosyltransferase family 4 protein yields the protein MKKLHLVVLSDFGYVNGGNAAVALASARGLARRGHAVTLLSAVGATTHADDPDGVRLVSTDQQEILTDSNRMRAILQGTWNVTAARMLRALLRDLDPACTVVHLHSWTQALSSSVVRAALAVGVRVVYTMHDYFSLCPNGTFFNHQQNEICRLRPMSLSCIASHCDKRSYSHKLWRILRQAVQAHRGGIPNRILDFIAVSPFSHAILAPGLPAGARVYHVPSPIEVSRDVPARVADNRAFVMVGKITQGKGAIVFAKAARALGCEALFVGDGPCAQEVVQVYPRARVTGWVSREKVTEYLKTARVLVFPSLWYETEGLSVIEAAALGVPAIVSDTSAARMSIADGVTGLCFAGADEADLIRAMRTLSADDALVGAMGQAAHQRYWENPRTLDRHVSELEAVYEQALRGRI
- a CDS encoding glycosyltransferase — translated: MTVAGVSSPAHAGLVNRLGLWILAILLLSPAVFKVRVMGGLVVHPFVLVLIVAWGWVFYASADTFSRRKRGWYSPEWQTWNTPLILLGLSIAGLALSLGINSIRLGSLQSTGWLLLLKWGLYLAPLPLTALLALRTGFQVVRLVSYLIPAVALLTLLYSCFRMGQALDGRYINAYVDASSTFFAMGMFAEVLSPEGLVVRSDTGSHGAYGMYLAFVSLFSLCVALFQGWHGVVNRGYAVLQGLILAPLCFMGILWTGSRSSLVLLLGAILMLGLLAMVNPGGLLARSRRLAFAGLLFLIPLGLLGLIHVLEVKVPTLDRVRDTLTASMQFEQTVRGELSPVDERHASSQRAVQNVQTRVWLWGQSFRYLLRHPFTVVTGIGYDRRRFVEEVVGIPFEGFNFNYQTAHNLYLDVLIKGGIGPLLPLVAACVWLLWVGIKSVTIPVREPSAVVRIGVGWIALACWPPLLLVSLTCEELLTDNLMLHWTALFGLLLGLCGTALAEWLPNRIVHMTATAGVGGGPAYLTALADHQLGSGMQVRVFCSDEKPYVEIWRRMPLDLSVLPMRRPNARSVWQLLQELLRAPAPIHAHGRGAAFFAIWVKILVRVPVIYTPHGPHYADNQGWRYLSGWLFELCCRLLLDAIVYVSPGERETARRHRLPTSNSLVVLSGLVQENAQSIHSGDTGKSLRAELTIPDGRFLIGWIGRFHRQKGLDILLESVRIVSAQVPEATWVVIGEGSEEDRRRYRSILDTLPQPDRVLFLGGRPDAFALMKDFNLFVSTSRWEGLPLVLLEAMEQGIPIVASDVIGNRDVLQGWGMLFNANDPKAAGEAQIRLALDAPLRTRLTKLGREVRRSRFALSRMLREMDQAYYEILGGSIFPNGRSSESSVATSADAPTRWSAGMSFPR
- a CDS encoding polysaccharide biosynthesis C-terminal domain-containing protein, whose protein sequence is MRRTGQADIHETTTTAEEGAKAAVPAMPVGRAAGPLILSDALLQGMRYLLLLYLGSRSLTYAGAFLLGSALGAVLGGMVDFGINQYWLRLTGPDLRLNQRTFSRVLRGKVLACLGGLLCIGGGIALGAWSPSLPMAMVVGIGLAATQVLAETCEAAGLSLHRYQMVACFRVLMSVGMYGVPLVLAWTLQQDANHAGLDLALLAGLMIGVLLCGLYAWKMMALLPGGTYGDRGYRRAWWEARWLGLNQIAIVLDVRAPLLILGFMLGASAVGLYGLVQRTTAVVELAWASLSRLLLRSYAEMVGEKGTDQIKARVRMAGLVTVAVMAIASAALWSAIIFYGRFAEVSTETVVALSLLQWAIVAIGFSSVKRPFVSGLIALFQERLVCRVNVTAALIGLLLVPLCIRYWGIWGPVMAWIVLEVAACLVLVLLFFYVSGQARPALVTRASGGMGGYTK
- a CDS encoding glycosyltransferase, whose amino-acid sequence is MKSLRVAIVHDWLTGMRGGERCLEAFCELFPDADLYTLLHIKGTVSPTIERHRITASFVQSLPLAARYYRYYLPVFPAAIEHIRLPSYDLVLSSSHCVAKGIRPPAGAKHLCYIHAPMRYVWDQFDNYARGGRSGVVARLGMELFRKRLQAWDVASAARVDQFVANSRNIAGKVQRYYNRPAAVLHPPVDWQTFQAAEQSEDFYFIVTAFAPYKRVDLAIQACNVMKRRLKIIGKGQDEARLRKLAGPTVEFLGWQPDDVVRDHYARCRALLFPGEEDFGIVPLEAMACGKPVLAFGRGGALETVVPLSGTPSVEGVPVRGGTDSVTGAGNVATGVFFFTQSVESVVEAMESFERRRTEFDPQAIRDHVAAFDRRLFKERMKAFAMGALTGTAS
- a CDS encoding undecaprenyl-phosphate glucose phosphotransferase: MLKRHSQFLKSLLFCIDLGLICACWVGAYYLRFSEIVEPATKGIPPLRIYLLLLVPIIAVWGMSFQAFDLYRPRRMGTRLSEFLDVAKANTLSVLILVALTFFFRQYEYSRLVLLYFWLLNLITLGFSRVLFREALRFLRRHGYNQRHALVIGTSRLGRRVVDALAQHPELGVKVHGFLSADSRKVGERINGVPVIGRYDDLQERVQSGVDIVFVCLPPEDEQWAEKMFTCLATTMVEVKALPAMCEFVSLRAEAEMFEGLPLITLQGSPLYGWNLVIKRMLDVVGASAALVVFSPVLCAIAALVKLTSPGPVFFRQLRMGLDGQAFEMLKFRSMKLDAESETGPVWTQPNDDRRTPIGAFLRRTSLDELPQFWNVLRGEMSIVGPRPERPEFIARFRETLPQYMLRHKMKAGITGWAQINGWRGNTSLERRIEHDLYYIEHWSIWFDFKIMLLTVWRGFIHRHAY